A region of the Serinicoccus profundi genome:
ATGCCGCAACCCGACATCCTTTTTTTAGTCTATATTGGTCGAGACGTCAATTCGGGCGCCCCAGGACCAGGAGGACTCATGACCGACTCGACCCGCACCCAGCTCCCCGTCGTCGAGAAGGGCGGGTGTGGCTGCGGCTGCTCCGGTGACGAGGGCATCCCGGCGCTCGACGCCCGCGAGATTCCCCACGCGATCCGGCACGCCACCATCTTCGGCGCGCTCTCCGGACTGCGTCCCGGCCAGCAGCTCGACCTCATCGCCCCGCACGACCCGCTGCCCCTGCTCGGGCAGATCGCCGAGCGCGAGGGCGACGCGGTCACGCACGACTACCTGGAGCGCGGACCCGACGCCTGGACGCTGCGCTTCTCCCGCCACGCCTGATGTGCACGTACTGCGGTTGCGAGTCGATCGAGGTGGTCGGCCGCTTCATGACCGAGCACACCGAGATCATCAACGCCGCGGGCGAGCTGCGCCGGGCCTGCCGGACCGGTGACCAGGCCGTGGTCGAGACGACCGCCGACGCCCTGGCCGACCTCCTCTCCCCGCACACCCGGGCGGAGGAGGTCGGGCTCTTCGCCGTCATGCGCCGCGGCGAGCAGTTCACCGACCACATCGACGACCTGTGCCGCGAGCACACCACGCTCGACGCGCAGCTGGCGGAGATCCGGGCCGGGGGCCACGCCTCCTTCCCCGTCTTCGAGGACCTGCTGCGTCATCACATCGACCGGGAGGACAACGGCCTGTTCCCGGCCGCCGCGATCGCGCTGGACGGCCCGGACTGGGTCGAGGTCGACGACAACACACCCCTCGGTCGTTGACGGCCACCGGCCCTCCCGTATGCCGACCCCCCGACCACTGGCACCCCTGCTCCTGCTGCCCGGCGGGCTCGCGCTGCTGACCGGGATGGATGCCGGGCTGACCCTGGCGGGCGTGCCGGCCCCGGTGGGCAGCGCACGCCTGGCGGAGCTGCACGGGCCGCTCATGGTCCTCGGCTTCCTCGGCACCGTCATCGCGCTGGAGCGGGCCACGGCTCTGCGGGCGGCCTGGGGCTTCCTCGCCCCGGGGTTGTGCGCCGCCGGGGCCCTGGCGCTCGTGGTGCTGCCCGCGCCCCTGGCGGGCCGACTGCTGCTGGCCCAGGGGCTGCTCACCCTGGCGCTGGTGTATGCCGCGCTCTGGCGTCGCAACCGGGACGTCACCATCGCCGTGGAGGGGCTGGGCGCGGTGCTCGCGCTGGCCGCCGCGCTGCTTCTGACCCGGGTGGAGGTGGCCGCCGTCCTGCCCCTGCTGGTCGGCTTCGTCGTGCTGACGATCGCGGCCGAGCGCGTCGAGCTGGCGCGGTTGGCGATGCCGTCCGGGGCCGGTGACCGTGTCGCCGTCCTGGCCGGCGTGGTGGCGCTCGCGGCAGCGACGGTCGTGGCGGTGGCGGGATCCCCGGTCGTGGGGAGCATCGCCTGGCGGGCCCTGGGCCTCGGCCTGCTCCTGCTGACCCTCTGGCTGGTGCGGCACGACGTCGCCCGCCGGATGATCAACGCGACCGGCCTGCCGCGCTTCGCCGCGACGGCACTGCTGGCGGGCTACGTCTGGCTGGCCCTGGCCGGGCTGCTGCTCCTGCTCCTCGGGCGACCCGGGGGGCAGGTCTACGACGTCGTCGTGCACGCGACCTTCCTCGGCTTCGCGATGTCGATGATCCTGGCGCACGCGCCGGTCATCCTGCCCGCGGTGCTGCGGGTGCGGTTGCCCTACCACCGTGCCATGTGGGTCCCTCTCATCCTCCTGCACCTCACGCTGGCCGGCCGGGTGCTCTCCCTGGCGCTGGTGGGGATCGGCCTGCGGACCCTGCCGGTCTGGCAGCTCGCGCTGCTCGGCAACGTGGCGGCCCTGATCCTCTTCCTGCTCATCTCGGTGGTGATCGGCACCCGGGCGACCCGGGCCGTCTACCGCCCGGCTCCCCACGAGGCGATGCACCATGCCTGAGCTGTCCACCGCCCCCGGCCCCCGACCGGACGCCGGTCCCGCCGCCCGCCCGGGGGCCGGCGCCCGGGGCACGTGGGGTCTGCGCGACCGCCCGGGGGTGCTGTGGCTGGCGCTCGCGGGGTTGATGACCTTCGTCCACCCGTTCGTGCCGGAGTCCCGCTGGCTGATGGTGCACCTGGTCCTGCTGGGGGCGCTGACCCACTCGATCATGGTGTGGAGCACGCACTTCACCCAGGCCCTGCTCAAGACCCGCCCCGGCCTGGACGACCGCCGGACGCAGTCGAAGCGGCTCTGGCTGCTGCTCGGCGGCACCACCCTCACGCTGATCGGCGTGCCCACCGCCACCTGGCCGGTCATCCTGCTCGGGGCCAGCCTGGTCAGCGTCGCGGTGCTGTGGCACGGCGTCCAGCTGGTGCGTCGGCTCCGGGCCGCCCTGCCGGGACGGTTCCGGGTCACCGTGCGCTACTACGTCGTGGCGACCCTGTGCCTCCCGGTCGGCGCGGCCCTCGGCGCCACCCTGGCGCTGGGGCTCAGCGACGCCTGGCACGGCCGCCTCCTGCTGGCCCACGCGATGGTCAACATCCTGGGCTGGGTGGGGCTGACAGTCACCGGCACCCTGCTCACCCTGTGGCCGACGATGCTGCGCACCCGCATCGGCCCCGCCGCCGAAGGGCGGGCCCGGCAGGCCCTGC
Encoded here:
- a CDS encoding DUF2249 domain-containing protein, translated to MTDSTRTQLPVVEKGGCGCGCSGDEGIPALDAREIPHAIRHATIFGALSGLRPGQQLDLIAPHDPLPLLGQIAEREGDAVTHDYLERGPDAWTLRFSRHA
- a CDS encoding hemerythrin domain-containing protein, which encodes MTEHTEIINAAGELRRACRTGDQAVVETTADALADLLSPHTRAEEVGLFAVMRRGEQFTDHIDDLCREHTTLDAQLAEIRAGGHASFPVFEDLLRHHIDREDNGLFPAAAIALDGPDWVEVDDNTPLGR